Genomic segment of Prochlorothrix hollandica PCC 9006 = CALU 1027:
CAGCCTAGTGCATGACAGCCTAGTGCATTACATCCGGCTGCATGACAGCCTAGTGCATTACATCCGGCTGCATTACATCGTGGTGCATCATATACCATACCCACCTGTTCCTTGGCAAGCAGTTTTAGGGGGAGTCACCAGGCTGGCGTTAAGCTGCCCTGAGGGTTTGTCCCATTTCCTGGATCTGGAGAAGGACTGAAGTCCTTACTACAAACGGGAGAAGGACCGAAGTTCGAGTACATCCACTTTTGCAGGGGGGGAGCCAAATCAAAGTCCCTTTTGCAGGGGGGAGAGGGATTTAGGGTGAGGGCAGCCAGAGTGAGACGCACCCTGAAGTGCTTTGGAGTCTTGCGTTAGCCCTTGAGCTTACGTTAGCCCTTGAGTAAGAGTTGCTGCAAAAACTCCAGGTGATCCGGGTGATCTGAGGCCGATCGCCCACAACCTTGTTCCAGCAACCGCAGATAACGCAGTAACAGCGCCTGCATTTCCGCCGATCGAATCTGGGGCGTAATCAACGTCAGGGATCGTTGCCACTGCTCCAAGGTGGGGACAGCGCTCTGGCCTGCCAAATATCGGGCCTCCCGCACCAACCGATCCAACTCCGCCCCCGAAAAGCCCTCGGTTTGGTTCAATAACTGGGGTAACACCGCTGGGGGAATGGGATCAACCCCATAGACCCGTGCCCGTTGTCCCAGAATCTCCTGGCGCTCCTGGGCATCCGGCGGCATGACAATAAAGATTTCATCAAAGCGACCGGCTCGGAACAGTTCTGGGGGCAGTTGGCGGCGATCGTTAGACGTAGCAATCAAAAAAATCGGGCGACGGTGATCATTAAGCCAGGTTAAAAACATCCCCAACTGGCGAGTCATGATGCCGGAACTATCCCCCCCCACCCCCGCAAAGGCTTTTTCAATTTCATCGACAAACAGCACATTGGGAGCCGAGGCTTCGATCGCGGCCAACGCCGCCACCGTCTGGCTTTCCGACTCCCCCGCCCATTTGGACTGTAGCCGGGAAATCTCAAAATTAATCTGGGGTACCCCCCACTCTTGGGCAATGGCACGGGCAATCAAGGTTTTGCCACAGCCAGGGAACCCCTCCAGCAAAATGGCCCGGGGTCGCAGGGCCGGACTCTGATCCTGCTCAAACCAGGCTTCCCGGCTAGCAATCCAGCGCTTAATATTACCCAAACCCCCCACAGCTCCCAAACTGTCACCCTGGGGCACATAATATTCCAAAATCCCCGTTTTTCGGATTTCCTGCTTCTTCACTTCCAGCAATAAGTTGGCGGCTTGGCGGGGTTCCTGCCACAGGTGGTGGGTGGTGATTAAGCGGGCCGACTGGTGGGCTGCTTGCAGGGAAATGCCCTGGGCCTGTTCCGCTAAATGGTGGGCCACGGCCTGGGGAACGGCGGGGGTGGCCTGAGGTTGAAAAACCTGCTGAAACAGTTCCTCCCCGTTGGGCAAGGGCAAATCCAACAGGTGAACACTGTTGCGCAACAGGGGGGGAATTTGCCAATCGGATCCCAAAATAATTAGGGTCATGCGGGGCTGACCGAAAGCCTGTTCTATGGCAAGGCTCAGTTCCTTGAGCTGACGGGCCAGGATCGATCGCTCGGTCCCCTCCATTAAGTCGGCCCAGTCCGGTAATAGATAAATATAGGGGCGATCGCAGTGGTGGATGGCCAGCTTGAGTTTATCCCGCAGGGACTCTAGGGAGGCGTGCAGGGAGACAATACCGGGGGGGGCTGTGCTGGGTTTTTTCCATTGCAGATCCGGGTTGGCCTGGTGCGCCTCCCAGGTCAGAAACCCCCCGCTACTGCTCCAGCGCTCTAGGGATCCGCGATCGAGGTGGGACTGTACCAGCAACCGCTCATGGGCTTCGACGGCACAGCGCAGGGCACGGGCTTCGTCGGACGATCGCAGAAACACCAGGGGATAGCGGGCTTGCAACAACCCCACCAGTTCCCGACAGCACAGTTCATAGGGGGTCTCCACCCCCAGGGCGCTATCTGGCCCAGCATCACGAAAGGGAGACATAGACAGGGGTTCTAACATGGAATCGACCATAGGGGCAGGGAGAATGGGGGGACGATAGGGGCTAACCAGCCCAGAGTAGGCGTTTCCGCGTCTGATTTGAATCTTTTAATCAATCCTCGATCGGGCACGTTGCATAATTCCCAATACGCCAGGGTGTCAGTTCGCCTACCATTCAACGGTTCCCTGCCTCGAATCCCGCCACTGCCTCTGATAAAATAGGGCAGATCCTTAAGATTTCAAATTTCTAAACACGGGAGCTTATTAATCCATGGCTGGCGAAATTGCAATCATTTCTATTTTGTTACCCATTCTCGTGCTCCTCGGCATGTCCCTCGGTGCCCTCCTGCTAAAAGTGCAGGGAGGCGAAGGCTAGGAGCCAGATCCGCCTATGTCCCCCCATGGGGATTATTCCGAGGGGGCAGCCTGAGTCTGTCCCCTTTTGTGGTTTTTTGGGGTTTTTTCCAGACCCGACTCCCCAGCTTGATGAGACCCTTGGGCTGGAAACGATCCCTTTCCTGATAAACTGTAAAGAAAGTTTACAGTTCTGAAATTCCTCCCCATGAGCTTATTGGTTGTTGGTGCTACGGGAACCCTGGGGCGACAGGTAGTTCGCCGTGCCCTTGATGAAGGACATTCTGTGCGCTGTCTCGTCCGCAGTCCCCGTAAAGCAGCCTTTCTGCGGGAATGGGGTGCTGATTTGGTGAAGGCTGACCTCTGTCAAGCCCAAACCCTACCTTTCGCCCTGGAAGGGATCACCACCGTCATTGATGCGTCTACCCACCGTCCCACAGATCCCGGCAACATTTGGACCATGGACTGGGATGGCAAGGTGGCCTTAATCCAAGCTGCTCAGCAAGCGGGGGTGGAGCATTTCATTTTCTTTTCGATTCTGGGGGCTGACCAATACCCCAAAGTGCCCCTGATGGATGTGAAAGCCTGCACTGAGCAGTTTCTGCGGGAATCCGGGCTGAACTACACGGTTTTGGCCTTGGGTGGTTTTCTCCAGGGTCTGATTGGTCAATATGCCATCCCTATCCTGGAAAAACAAACCGTTTGGGTCACGGGAGAAGCCACCCCGATCGCCTATATGAATACCCAGGACATTGCGAAATTTGCGGTGCGATCGGCCACCACCCCGGCCACCCGTAACCACTGTTTCCCCGTGGTGGGCAACAAAGCCTGGGACGGTTATGAAATTATTGGGTTATGTGAACGCCTCTCAGGGCAGGATGCTAAGATTGCCCGTCTGCCGATCGAAACCCTGCGCATTGCCCGAAAAGTGGCCAATTTCTTTGAATGGGGCTGGAATTTGTCCGATCGCCTTGCCTTCAGCGAAGTCCTAGCCTCTGGCCAACCCCTGGCGGCTGACATGGCACCGGTTTATGAAACCTTTGGCTTGGATCCCAAAGACATGACTACCCTGGAAGCCTATTTTGATGAGTATTTCGGGCGCATGATGAGAAAACTGAAAAAACTGGGTTATGACAAAGAGGATAAGAAACGCAAAATGAACTTTTAAATGTGTTAAATGAATCTGTCAGGGGTAGGTTTGCCTTGCGTTTCGTTGCAGTTTAATCCCCCTAGCGGGTTCATTCTGGTTCCTATTGGACAGCATTCAAGCAACGGGTTAAACTCAGTCGTTGGCTAGGGGCTGTTGGCTAGGGGCTGTTGGCTAGGGGCTATTGGCTAGGGGCTATTGGCTAAAGGTCATTTTTTGGTAGGGGCAATCCCCCCGTGGTTGCCCCGGCTGTGGGTCGCCAAGAGGCCGGCACGGGGGCAAGAACCCTACCCGAGGTCGAGGGTTCCCCAGTAAACTGAACCCCTTTGATCCGATCCTGACCGGCGATCGTCGGGCTGAAACCCTACTCACTTCGTCCCTCCCTAAATAGTTGCTCTCAGAAACAAGTCTCAGAAACAAGTCTCAGAAACGAATCTCAGATCTTGAATCTGTGGTCAAAAACTGGTGCAGTGATTTGATAACCCATGGCGATCGCCCTAGGGATCCTAGGGCGATCGCCCATTAATGTTCTGATGCAGAATCTGGCCACCGCCCCAGGTGCAGCAACCCATCCCTGGGTGTGGTCTTCAGTTTCCCATCACCCCTAACCCTTTTAGTCTGGAGCCTAGTTGGAAGCGTGCCCAAGGCTGGCATTATTTATAACGACAGTAAAAGCACCGCCTGCGAAACGGCCAAAGCCATTGAGCAGCATCTGACAACCCAGGGGTGGGAGGTGCAGACTGCCTTGGGCGTGGGGGGTATCTTGGGCTACGCTAGCCCCGAATCCCCGGTCTGTCATACCCCCATTGATAGCTTAGTGCCCCCCGGTTTTGGGCCAGAGATGGCCTTTGCCTTGGTGCTGGGGGGAGATGGTACGGTTTTGGCGGCCTGTCGCCAACTTGCGCCGGTGGGCATTCCGATCCTGGCCATTAACACAGGTCACATGGGGTTTCTGACGGAGACCTACCTGAACAACCTCATACCCGCCATCACGGCCACCGTGGCGGGGGACTATAGCATTGAAGAGCGCACCATGCTGACGGTGGAAGCTCGGCGGCACAATACCACCTTTTGGGAAGCCCTCTGCCTCAATGAAATGGTGCTGCACCGGGAACCCCTCACCAGCATGTGCCATTTTGAAATTGAAGTGGGTCACCATGCGCCGGTGGACATCGCTGCCGATGGCATTATTGTCTCCACCCCCACGGGATCCACAGCCTATTCCCTCAGTGCGGGCGGTCCCGTGGTCACCCCAGGGGTGCCGGTGTTGCAGTTGGTGCCCATTTGTCCCCATTCCCTGGCTTCCCGTGCCCTGGTGTTTGCCGACTCGGAGCCAGTGATGATTTTGCCCGCCATTCCCAATCGCCTAGTGATGGTGGTGGATGGCAACGGGGGTTGCTATATTTTCCCAGAGGATCAGGTGCGCATTAGCAAATCCCCCTATGTGGCCCGTTTTATTCGCCTTCAGAATCCTGAATTCTTCCGAATTCTACGGGAGAAATTGGGCTGGGGCTTGCCCCACATCGCTAAGCCCACTTCTGTGGAAATTCCCTAAGCCCATGGTCCCCACACCCCTAACGATTCTGGTGGTTGAACCCGATGTGCTCCTGGCCCAACAGATAGTGCAGGATCTGGAGGAGTCGGGCTATGGCACAACGGTGGTGAGTACGTTTACGAGTGGTCTCAGCCACAGCCTGCAACAGCAACCGGCCTTGGTGGTGATCGATCGCCTGCTGGCGGGGGAGTCGGGGCTGCGGCTGTGCAATGAATTGCGGCAACAGGGCTATCGCAGCCCGGTGCTGTTGCTGATGGCCCATGACAGCCTGGACGATCGGGTGGCCTGTTTGCAGTCTGGGGCCGATGACTATATCCTCAAGCCCTACCGCAGCGACACGTTTCTGCAACTGGTGCGGCTCCATCTGCAACCCGATGCCAGTGCCCAAGAGCAGTTGCGCTTTAGTGATTTGACCCTGGATTTAGCCACCCGGCGGGTGTTGCGCCAGGGCCGCGCCATTGACTTGACCATGAAGGAATTTGAGTTGCTGAAATATCTGATGGAACATCCCCGTGAGGTGTTGACCCGGGAGCAAATCCTCGAAAATGTTTGGGGTTATGAGTTCATGGGGGAATCCAATGTTATTGAGGTGTATATTCGCTATTTACGGTTGAAGATCGAAGATGAAGGGGAAAAACGCCTCATTCAGACGGTGCGGGGCGTGGGGTATGTGTTACGGTAAATCTAGCCATGGTTCAACCCAATTTCGTGCAACCCGGTTCTGGGCAACCCGGTTCTGGGCAACCCGGTTCTGGGCAACCCGGTTCTGGGCAACCCGGTTCTGGGCAATCTAGTTCTACGCAACCCAGTTCCATAGTGCAACAGGTGCAGGATCACCTTCAGGGCCAGTTACACCACTACCAACAGTTAGCGGCCCTCCCCAGCCCCCAGGGTTCTACTGCGCCATCCCCTGATGCCAGCCCGGAGCCATCCCTCGCCCTGCGGGCCAAGGTACAGGGAGAGATCGATCGCTTAATCCTGTTGTGCCATAAGTTGGAGCAACGGCTGTTCACCATTGCGGCCTTTGGCTTAGTCAGTCGCGGTAAGTCGGCAGTGCTCAATGGGCTGATGGGGCAGAAACTATTGCAAACCGGTCCCCTCAATGGGGTGACCCGCTGGCCCCGCACGGTGCGCTGGCTGGTGCCCCCTGGGGCCGATCGCGGCTCCTATCCCATCCCGGAGGGGTTGCAGGTGGAACTGATCGACACCCCCGGTCTGGATGAGATCGAGGGTCAGGCCCGCACGGCCATGGCCCAACAGGTGGCCCAACAGGCGGATCTGATTCTGTTTATTGTGGCGGGGGATCTGACCCGCACGGAGTATCAGGCGATCGCCGACTTGCTGGAGTTCCAAAAACCCCTGCTGTTGGTGTTTAACAAGGTGGATCTCTATCCGGTGGCCGATCGATCGGCCATTGTCGAAAATCTCCGGCAGTTCCTGCGGGACGCAGCGGGAAACGAGGCAGCGGGGAACGAGGCAGCGGGGAACGAGGCAGACCGTAGCGAAACGGCGGGTAATGGGGCAGAAGGCAACGACACAGGGGCGAACCCGACTAGCCTGATCCTGTCGGCGGCGGAGGTGGTGGAAGTGGCGGCGGAACCGACTCCTCTCCAGGTGCGGGTGGAGGATGCCCAGGGCAATGTCTCCCTGGAGTGGGAAACCCCCGAACCCCAGATGGGGGAATTGCGCCAGCGCTTGGGGCAGGTGTTACACCAGGAGGGAGCGGCCCTGTTGGCCCTCAATGGATTGGTGCAGGCCCGAACCGCTGAGGAGGCGATCGCCCAGCAGCGGGTGCAGATGCAGCAGCAGACGGCGGAAAAACGGTTGGGACGGCTGGCCCTGGCTAAGGCGCTGGCGGTGGGTCTCTGTCCCTGGGGGCTGGGGGATCTGCTGGGGGGGGCGGTGCTGGATTTGGTGGCGGTGCGCAATTTGGCCAGGGGCTATGGGTTGCCCATGACGAGCTATGGGGTGGGGGCGGTGTGGCAGCGGTGGCTGCTGAGTGGGGGGCTGCTGTTGCTGGCGGAGGGGCTGAGCCAGGGGCTGCTGGGGATGGGGAGCCTGGAGGGGACGGGGCTGGTGGCGGCGGGGGGCGGTGGGGTGGTGCAGGGGTTGGTGGCGGCCTATGGCTGCTATGGGGTGGGCCGATCGGCCCAGGTCTATCTGCGGGAGGGCTGCACCTGGGGACCCCAGGGATCCAGTACCCTGATCCAGGCCATTTTGCACCAATCTCCCCCCCATTCCCTGATGGCTCGCCTCAAGTCTGCTGTTGGGCCACGCCCCAGCCCCTAAGCCTTCCCTAGGCGGTGGCGCATCCAGATTTATGGGTTATGCTAACCCCTAAGCTATGCCGTTGCCCGCCCCCGGAAACCTGTGCCATGAGCCGCAATGTTGCTATTTGTATTGGCATTAATCAATACGCCAATCTCCAAAACCTGACCTGTGCTGTCAACGATGCAGCGGCCCTAGCCAGTTTTTGCCAGGAAGCCCGGTTTGAGCCGGTGTACTTTTTTTCGGATGCTTCACCGCCGATTCCTGGGGGTGGGGGGGCTGTCTTTCTGTCCCAGCCGACCTTTGGTAATTTAGATCTTTTTTTAGATATACCCTTCGATCGACCGTTTTTGTTGCCGGAGGATAACCTGTGGTTTTTCTTTGCGGGCCATGGCATCCGGGAGCAGGGCCGCGATTACCTGATGCTGGCGGATAGCAATCCCCGCCGGGTGGAGGCGACGGGGTTGGCGGTGCAGTATGTGGCCGATCGCCTGCGCCGCAGTGGGGCGGGCAATGTGGTGCTGCTGTTGGATGCCTGTCGCAATGAGGGCAGCCGTAATGGGGAAGGCATTGGGCGGCAGATACAGCAGGGGGTGGTGACCTTTTATGCCTGTAGCCCCAGTCAGTCTTCCTATGAAATTGAGGCGTTGGGCCAGGGAGCCTTTACCCATGCCCTGTTGCAGGGATTGCGCATTACGGGGGAGGGCAATTGTGCCACGGTGGAGCGGTTAAACCAGTATCTGAGCTATCAGGTGCCGCTGCTGTGCCAGCACTATACAAAACCCCACCAAACCCCCTATGTGGCCACGGATCCCGCCAGTAAGCTACATCTGATTTTGTTGCCGGAAAAGGCCAATCTTGCCGATGTGACTACCCTCAAGTTAGATGCTTATAAAGCGCAACAACAGGGGGATCTGGATTTAGCGGAAGAATTGTGGAAGCGGGTTTTAGCGATAGCCAAGGTTGATGCGGATGCCCTTGACGGTCTGTATGCCATCAGAGATCGTCGTCGGGATGAATTTGGCCGTCCAATTACACCAGTGCCAGACGTACCGATGCCAACGCCCCAGGGGAGAGGACGGGCAACACCCCCAGCACCAACACCCCCAGCACCAACACCCCCAGCACCAACACCCCCAGCACCAGCAAACGCGCAGCCACAACCTACGTCGCCAAAAACGCCACAACCCAAGCCATCCCAACCACCCCGCCCACAATCAGCAACAGCGGGGCAGAAGCGAACCCAACGTCTCCCATTAGACCGACGTAAATTTCTAAAAGTACTGGGCTTCACGGCAGGAGGGTCTGTGGTTGCTGTCGTGGGATCCCAATTGATGGAAAGGTATCAAAAAATCAGTCTTTCCCCATGGGTAGGTCCATCAACGTCTGACCCCTTTGAAGTGGTACGGGTAGATGCTGCTGGCACCATTAGCCAACGGGACACCAAAACGGTGACGGTTTACCGTCAGGATCTGGGTAATGAGATTGCCTTGGAATTGGCCGAGATCCCTGGGGGCACGTTTTTGATGGGTTCACCGGCCAGTGAGTCTGAACGAGAAGAGGACGAAGGCCCACAGCAGGAGATTACGGTGCCGCCATTTTTGATGGGGCGATATGCCGTGACCCAAGCCCAATGGCGACAGGTGGCCGCTTGGCCTCAGGTGTCCCGCAGCCTCGATCCCGATCCGTCCGGTTTCAAGGGGGATGCCCTGCCGGTGGAATGGGTGAGTTGGTATGAGGCAGAGGAGTTTTGTCAGCGCCTGTCTGTGGCCACGGGCCAGATCTATCGCTTGCCCACGGAGGCGGAATGGGAATATGCCTGTCGGGCCGGAACCACCACCCCGTTTTTCTTTGGGGAAACTCTGAACCCTGACCTAGCCAACTATGATGGCAACTACACCTATGGCAAGGGTCCCAAGGGAATCGACCGTGCACAAACAACCCCCGTGGGTAGTTTCCCGGCCAATGGCTGGGGGTTGTATGATCTCCATGGCAATGTCTGGGAGTGGTGTTTGGATGAGTGGCACGACAGTTATGATGGCAAGCCAGAAGCCTTAATAAAGGATGGTTCAATTCCGTGGACAAAAGACTCTAGCGCTATATCATCATCTAGCGATGAATCATCTCGTCTTCTGCGCGGTGGTTCTTGGGTCAACAATCCCTGGAACTGTCGCTCTGCCAATCGCTACTGGCGGTCATCGGCCTACCAGCTCGACGAGATTGGCTTTCGGGTCGTGGGTGTTGTTGCCAGGACTCTTTCCTAGCTCTTTACCCTATAGTACTTTTGCACTATACCCTCTTCTCTTTACCCTTCTTTCCCCCTCGCGCAAAGCGCGAAAAATCTTTAACTGAGATTGTAGGTTGTAGGTTGGGTAGAGGAACGAAACCCAACAAGATACCTTTAAATACTGCCTGTTGGGTTTCGCCCGATCAGTCTTGGCAAAACGCTAAGGATGGTAGAAAGCTCAACCCAACCTACGGCGGCTGAGATTATAGATTGTAGGTTGGGTAGAGGAACGAAACCCAACAAGATACCTTTAAATACTGCCTGTTGGGTTTCGCCCGATCAGTCTTGGCAAAACGCTAAGGATGGTAGAAAGCTCAACCCAACCTACGGCGGCTGAGATTATAGATTATAGGTTGGGTAGAGGAACGAAACTCAACAAGGATAACAGTAATGAACCCCAGCCAAACCCTGTACATCATCACCACCGACAGCCCCGATCCCGACGGTTCCAAGCCCGACAGTGCCAAGCCCGACAGCCCTCCCCACCCCACCGGCGGCAGGAACAGCGACTACACCGGTCCCACCTTCGCCGCCCCCCAGCCCGCGCCCCCAGAACCCATCACCCTCGGCAAAACAACCCTCAAGCGCGTCCCCGTCGATGCCCAACTGCTCAAAACCCAAATGAGCGGACTCATCGCCACCCTAGAAAGCCTCTTTGAAGAAGCCGAAACCAAACAGGGAATGCAACTGAGCGAAGTCGAACTCTCCGTAGAAATCAACGGATCCGGGGAAATTAGCCTCCTGGGCACCGGGGCCAGCCTGGAAAACACCGGAGCCATTACTATGACCTTCAAACGCAAATCCCCCTAGCCCTGCCTCTCTCGACCCATGATTGAACTCCACTGCCACACCACCTACTCCGACGGCACCCTCACCCCCCAGCAACTGGTGGCCACCGCCCTAGCGGCAGGGGTCAAAGCCTTAGCCATTACCGACCATGACACCCTGGGGGGCTGGGCAGAAGCCGAAGCAGCGGCAGCGGGCACCGGCCTAGAAATTGTACCGGGGGTGGAACTGAGCACCATCGAAAATGGCCGATCGCTCCATGTCTTGGGGTTCTATCCCGATCGCGATCGCCTCCGGGGTCCCCTAGCCGATCGCCTTGCCGGTCGCCAGCGGCGGGCCGAAACCATGGTCGCCAAACTAGAAGCCCTAGGCTATGGCATTACCTTGCCCGTACTGGGGGAGTCCACGGCCCCCGGTCGGCCCCATCTGGCCAAAGCCCTGGTGGCAGCGGGCCATGTGGGCAGCATCAACGAAGCCTTCGATCGCTTCCTGGGGGAGGGCAAACCGGCCCATGTGGCCTATGAACCCTTCAGCGCCACCGAGGGCATTCGTCTGCTGCGATCCTGCGGCGCTGTGACAGTGTGGGCACATCCCCCCCTGTTCCAAGGCGGATCGGTGGCGGCAGTATTGCCCAAGCTGCTGGAGGCGGGTCTCCAGGGGCTGGAGGTGTGTCACCCTTCCTATGGCTCCCGCGATCGTCGCCAACTGGAAAGCCTCTGCCAGCGCCATGGCCTGCTGCCCAGCGGCGGCAGCGACTACCACGGGCCAGGGAGCAACGGTAAAGACACGGTGTCGTTAAATGCCCTGGGGATTCCCTGGGCTTGGTTGGACGATATTAAGGCGGCGGCTGGGCGGTGAGCGATCGGTCCATGAACGTTGGCGTTAAAGGGTGATCTGAGTGATGGCGATGTTGCCGCCGAAGCAGACCGCCACATCGGTATGGGGGGATTGGAGCCGATCGCCGTAGCGGCCTCCATAGACATAACCCTGGGGGGTGGCGGCATAGACCAGGGGCAGGGGATCAGAAGAGGGCTGGCAAAACACGAGTTGCGGTTCTGGTTCCCCCGGTTGCCAGTGGGGTAAATTGACATTCCAAAAGGTTTTGGGGGGCAGAGGTTCCTGGAGTAACACCGCCAGCGCCTTAGCCGCCCATTGGCCCGTATTGGCCCAGATCAGGGGCTGGGAACCCTTGCGGTATTGGGACAGGGCGATGGCCGGTAACCCATGGAAGGTGGCTTCCCGTGCTGCCGCCACCGTGCCCGACAGGTAGGTATCGATCCCCAAATTCCCCCCCGCATTGATGCCCGACAGAACCCAGGCCACCGAGGGACAGAGATGGCTGAGGGCCAAGCGCACACAATCGGCGGGGGTGCCTGCTACTCCATAGGCTTGGGCCGATCGCGGCTCCACCGCCAGGGCTTGGCCCACGGTGACCCGGTGACCACAGCCCGATTGTTCCGTTTGGGGGGCCACCTGGATCCAGGGGCGGGATCCGAGGATCTCCGCCAGGGTGGCAAGGCCGGGGGCATCAATGCCGTCATCGTTAGTCAAGAGAAACGGGGTCGTGGGGGTCATGGGGCTATGGGTCAACCGACAGGGGATCACAAACCAGGGTCACCGAAAATAGTAAGGTGATTTTGCCCCAGAACCTAATACTCCCCACCCACCGTGGGCTAGCCAGGGGGGGGTAACTTCGCTGCCCGTTCTTGCGTGATAGCCATGGCCGATCTTCCCTCCGCTTCCCCGTCTTCGGTTCCGTTTTCCCGGTGGCAATGCCTTCAGTCCCGGTGGCAACGCCTTAAGTCGCGCCTGAAGACCCAGGGGCGATCGCTGCTCCAGACATTGCCAGGGCTGAGGCAGATCCCCGGTTTGGGATGGGTTGCCCTCGATCGCCACCGGCCCCAGGGGGTTATCCCCAGTACCGCCGCCTGGGTGCGCCGGGATTCCCCCCCAGGGGTGGTTTACCGGGAACTCTATGCCGATGTGCCCCTGCACCGCACCCCGCCCCAGACCCTGGATGACCCAGTGCAGTGGCAATTTACCTTGGACTATGGCGATCGGAGCCAGCCCGCGTTTTTGCTGAGCCTGCCCCAGGGCCGGTGCTGGCAGACCAGTGCCATCATCACCGCCCAACACCATCTGCTGGGGGATCTGTCCATCCACTTCAAGATCGATCCCCGCCAGACTCCCCGCAAACACCCCGTCTTTTGGCAACCCATCGCATCCCCCCAGCACCATCCCGGACCCCTCGCCGTGGTGATTGCCCCAGGGGGCAACACCTATTTCCACTGGTTGATCGATGTGTTGCCCCGGTTCCATTTGCTGCGCCAGGGTTGCGGCCAAGGCGAGTTTCCCCCCTGGGAAGCCATCCAGGGCTTTGTGGTCAATGGCTATCACCAGCCCTTTCAGCAGCAGACCCTGGATCTGTTGGGTATTGACCGCGATCGCTGCGTTGATGGCACGGCCCACCCCCATTGGCAGGCCGATCGGCTGCTGGTCCCCTCCCTGCCCCGCCACGGCACCTGTGCCATTGCCCCCTGGGTTTTCCAGTTTCTGCGCCAAACTTTTCTGCTCTCCCCCAC
This window contains:
- a CDS encoding AAA family ATPase, which translates into the protein MSPFRDAGPDSALGVETPYELCCRELVGLLQARYPLVFLRSSDEARALRCAVEAHERLLVQSHLDRGSLERWSSSGGFLTWEAHQANPDLQWKKPSTAPPGIVSLHASLESLRDKLKLAIHHCDRPYIYLLPDWADLMEGTERSILARQLKELSLAIEQAFGQPRMTLIILGSDWQIPPLLRNSVHLLDLPLPNGEELFQQVFQPQATPAVPQAVAHHLAEQAQGISLQAAHQSARLITTHHLWQEPRQAANLLLEVKKQEIRKTGILEYYVPQGDSLGAVGGLGNIKRWIASREAWFEQDQSPALRPRAILLEGFPGCGKTLIARAIAQEWGVPQINFEISRLQSKWAGESESQTVAALAAIEASAPNVLFVDEIEKAFAGVGGDSSGIMTRQLGMFLTWLNDHRRPIFLIATSNDRRQLPPELFRAGRFDEIFIVMPPDAQERQEILGQRARVYGVDPIPPAVLPQLLNQTEGFSGAELDRLVREARYLAGQSAVPTLEQWQRSLTLITPQIRSAEMQALLLRYLRLLEQGCGRSASDHPDHLEFLQQLLLKG
- a CDS encoding PetM family cytochrome b6-f complex subunit 7; this encodes MAGEIAIISILLPILVLLGMSLGALLLKVQGGEG
- a CDS encoding SDR family oxidoreductase, whose amino-acid sequence is MSLLVVGATGTLGRQVVRRALDEGHSVRCLVRSPRKAAFLREWGADLVKADLCQAQTLPFALEGITTVIDASTHRPTDPGNIWTMDWDGKVALIQAAQQAGVEHFIFFSILGADQYPKVPLMDVKACTEQFLRESGLNYTVLALGGFLQGLIGQYAIPILEKQTVWVTGEATPIAYMNTQDIAKFAVRSATTPATRNHCFPVVGNKAWDGYEIIGLCERLSGQDAKIARLPIETLRIARKVANFFEWGWNLSDRLAFSEVLASGQPLAADMAPVYETFGLDPKDMTTLEAYFDEYFGRMMRKLKKLGYDKEDKKRKMNF
- a CDS encoding NAD(+) kinase; the encoded protein is MPKAGIIYNDSKSTACETAKAIEQHLTTQGWEVQTALGVGGILGYASPESPVCHTPIDSLVPPGFGPEMAFALVLGGDGTVLAACRQLAPVGIPILAINTGHMGFLTETYLNNLIPAITATVAGDYSIEERTMLTVEARRHNTTFWEALCLNEMVLHREPLTSMCHFEIEVGHHAPVDIAADGIIVSTPTGSTAYSLSAGGPVVTPGVPVLQLVPICPHSLASRALVFADSEPVMILPAIPNRLVMVVDGNGGCYIFPEDQVRISKSPYVARFIRLQNPEFFRILREKLGWGLPHIAKPTSVEIP
- the nblR gene encoding response regulator transcription factor NblR yields the protein MVPTPLTILVVEPDVLLAQQIVQDLEESGYGTTVVSTFTSGLSHSLQQQPALVVIDRLLAGESGLRLCNELRQQGYRSPVLLLMAHDSLDDRVACLQSGADDYILKPYRSDTFLQLVRLHLQPDASAQEQLRFSDLTLDLATRRVLRQGRAIDLTMKEFELLKYLMEHPREVLTREQILENVWGYEFMGESNVIEVYIRYLRLKIEDEGEKRLIQTVRGVGYVLR
- a CDS encoding DUF697 domain-containing protein — translated: MVQPNFVQPGSGQPGSGQPGSGQPGSGQPGSGQSSSTQPSSIVQQVQDHLQGQLHHYQQLAALPSPQGSTAPSPDASPEPSLALRAKVQGEIDRLILLCHKLEQRLFTIAAFGLVSRGKSAVLNGLMGQKLLQTGPLNGVTRWPRTVRWLVPPGADRGSYPIPEGLQVELIDTPGLDEIEGQARTAMAQQVAQQADLILFIVAGDLTRTEYQAIADLLEFQKPLLLVFNKVDLYPVADRSAIVENLRQFLRDAAGNEAAGNEAAGNEADRSETAGNGAEGNDTGANPTSLILSAAEVVEVAAEPTPLQVRVEDAQGNVSLEWETPEPQMGELRQRLGQVLHQEGAALLALNGLVQARTAEEAIAQQRVQMQQQTAEKRLGRLALAKALAVGLCPWGLGDLLGGAVLDLVAVRNLARGYGLPMTSYGVGAVWQRWLLSGGLLLLAEGLSQGLLGMGSLEGTGLVAAGGGGVVQGLVAAYGCYGVGRSAQVYLREGCTWGPQGSSTLIQAILHQSPPHSLMARLKSAVGPRPSP